In Populus trichocarpa isolate Nisqually-1 chromosome 12, P.trichocarpa_v4.1, whole genome shotgun sequence, a genomic segment contains:
- the LOC7487078 gene encoding enolase 1, chloroplastic isoform X2 → MALATQPATNFFNKKNPLLNSFSTKQPKTSTRSLVIRNSVTVAPPSTVRIAKECKVKSVKARQIIDSRGNPTVEVDLVTDDQLYRSAVPSGASTGIYEALELRDGDKSVYGGKGVLSAVQNVNNFLGPKLLGVDVRNQADVDAIMLDIDGTPNKAKLGANAILGVSLSVCRAGAGAKGVPLYKHIQEISGTKELVMPVPAFNVINGGSHAGNNLAMQEFMILPVGATNFAEALRMGSEVYHTLKKIIEKKYGQDACNVGDEGGFAPNVQDNREGLVLLMDAIEKAGYTGKIKIGMDVAASEFLKDGKYDLNFKNQPNDGAHVLSAQSLGDLYKDFVKEFPIVSIEDPFDQDDWNSWASLQSSVDIQIVGDDLLVTNPKRIAEAIQKKACNGLLLQVNQIGTVTESIRAALDSKAAGWGVMVSHRSGETEDNFIADLSVGLASGQIKTGAPCRSERLAKYNQLLRIEEELGNVRYAGEAFRSL, encoded by the exons ATGGCCTTGGCTACACAACCAGCCACCAACTTCTTCAACAAAAAGAACCCTTTACTCAATAGCTTCTCTACAAAACAACCCAAAACATCAACACGGTCTTTAGTTATCAGAAACTCCGTGACTGTGGCTCCACCATCAACGGTCAGGATTGCTAAAGAATGCAAGGTGAAGTCAGTGAAGGCGAGGCAGATCATTGATAGCAGAGGGAATCCTACCGTTGAGGTTGATCTCGTCACTGATGATCAGCTTTACCGATCGGCTGTACCAAGTGGGGCTTCTACTGGGATCTATGAGGCTTTGGAACTTAGAGATGGAGATAAAAGTGTTTATGGTGGCAAGGGTGTGCTTAGTGCTGTTCAAAATGTTAATAACTTTTTGGGTCCTAAGCTTCTTGGTGTTGATGTCAG AAATCAAGCTGATGTGGATGCTATAATGCTGGATATTGATGGAACTCCAAATAAGGCAAAATTGGGTGCTAATGCTATTCTTGGAGTATCCCTGAGTGTGTGCCGGGCTGGTGCAGGGGCCAAGGGAGTTCCATTGTATAAACACATCCAGGAAATATCAGGAACCAAGGAGCTTGTTATGCCTGTTCCAGCTTTTAATGTCATTAATGGAGGCAGTCACGCTGGAAATAATCTGGCCATGCAAGAATTTATGATTCTGCCTGTAGGTGCGACCAATTTCGCCGAAGCACTCCGAATGGGCAGCGAAG TGTATCATACACTGAAgaaaattattgagaaaaaatatgGACAAGATGCTTGCAATGTTGGAGACGAGGGGGGATTTGCTCCCAATGTTCAGGATAACAGGGAAGGACTAGTTTTGCTCATGGATGCGATTGAAAAGGCTGGATACACAGGAAAG ATCAAGATAGGAATGGACGTTGCTGCTTCAGAGTTTCTCAAAGATGGAAAATATGATTTGAACTTTAAAAACCAACCAAATGATGGAGCTCATGTGCTCTCAGCCCAAAGCCTTGGTGACCTCTACAAGGATTTTGTCAAGGAATTCCCTATTGTGTCTATTGAAGATCCCTTTGACCAGGATGATTGGAATTCATGGGCTTCACTACAATCTTCAGTTGATATCCAGATTGTTGGAGATGATTTGTTGGTCACAAATCCAAAGAGAATCGCTGAGGCAATTCAGAAAAAGGCTTGCAATGGCTTGCTA TTGCAGGTTAACCAGATAGGTACAGTGACTGAATCCATTAGAGCAGCACTTGACTCCAAAGCTGCAGGTTGGGGTGTGATGGTCAGCCATCGTAGTGGTGAAACTGAGGATAACTTCATAGCTGATCTTTCTGTTGGCTTGGCCAGTGGACAG ATCAAGACTGGAGCTCCTTGCAGAAGTGAGCGGTTGGCCAAGTATAATCAG CTTCTGCGCATTGAAGAGGAACTTGGAAATGTGCGATATGCTGGTGAAGCTTTCAGATCCCTTTAA
- the LOC7487078 gene encoding enolase 1, chloroplastic isoform X1 yields MALATQPATNFFNKKNPLLNSFSTKQPKTSTRSLVIRNSVTVAPPSTVRIAKECKVKSVKARQIIDSRGNPTVEVDLVTDDQLYRSAVPSGASTGIYEALELRDGDKSVYGGKGVLSAVQNVNNFLGPKLLGVDVRNQADVDAIMLDIDGTPNKAKLGANAILGVSLSVCRAGAGAKGVPLYKHIQEISGTKELVMPVPAFNVINGGSHAGNNLAMQEFMILPVGATNFAEALRMGSEVYHTLKKIIEKKYGQDACNVGDEGGFAPNVQDNREGLVLLMDAIEKAGYTGKIKIGMDVAASEFLKDGKYDLNFKNQPNDGAHVLSAQSLGDLYKDFVKEFPIVSIEDPFDQDDWNSWASLQSSVDIQIVGDDLLVTNPKRIAEAIQKKACNGLLLKVNQIGTVTESIRAALDSKAAGWGVMVSHRSGETEDNFIADLSVGLASGQIKTGAPCRSERLAKYNQLLRIEEELGNVRYAGEAFRSL; encoded by the exons ATGGCCTTGGCTACACAACCAGCCACCAACTTCTTCAACAAAAAGAACCCTTTACTCAATAGCTTCTCTACAAAACAACCCAAAACATCAACACGGTCTTTAGTTATCAGAAACTCCGTGACTGTGGCTCCACCATCAACGGTCAGGATTGCTAAAGAATGCAAGGTGAAGTCAGTGAAGGCGAGGCAGATCATTGATAGCAGAGGGAATCCTACCGTTGAGGTTGATCTCGTCACTGATGATCAGCTTTACCGATCGGCTGTACCAAGTGGGGCTTCTACTGGGATCTATGAGGCTTTGGAACTTAGAGATGGAGATAAAAGTGTTTATGGTGGCAAGGGTGTGCTTAGTGCTGTTCAAAATGTTAATAACTTTTTGGGTCCTAAGCTTCTTGGTGTTGATGTCAG AAATCAAGCTGATGTGGATGCTATAATGCTGGATATTGATGGAACTCCAAATAAGGCAAAATTGGGTGCTAATGCTATTCTTGGAGTATCCCTGAGTGTGTGCCGGGCTGGTGCAGGGGCCAAGGGAGTTCCATTGTATAAACACATCCAGGAAATATCAGGAACCAAGGAGCTTGTTATGCCTGTTCCAGCTTTTAATGTCATTAATGGAGGCAGTCACGCTGGAAATAATCTGGCCATGCAAGAATTTATGATTCTGCCTGTAGGTGCGACCAATTTCGCCGAAGCACTCCGAATGGGCAGCGAAG TGTATCATACACTGAAgaaaattattgagaaaaaatatgGACAAGATGCTTGCAATGTTGGAGACGAGGGGGGATTTGCTCCCAATGTTCAGGATAACAGGGAAGGACTAGTTTTGCTCATGGATGCGATTGAAAAGGCTGGATACACAGGAAAG ATCAAGATAGGAATGGACGTTGCTGCTTCAGAGTTTCTCAAAGATGGAAAATATGATTTGAACTTTAAAAACCAACCAAATGATGGAGCTCATGTGCTCTCAGCCCAAAGCCTTGGTGACCTCTACAAGGATTTTGTCAAGGAATTCCCTATTGTGTCTATTGAAGATCCCTTTGACCAGGATGATTGGAATTCATGGGCTTCACTACAATCTTCAGTTGATATCCAGATTGTTGGAGATGATTTGTTGGTCACAAATCCAAAGAGAATCGCTGAGGCAATTCAGAAAAAGGCTTGCAATGGCTTGCTACTGAAG GTTAACCAGATAGGTACAGTGACTGAATCCATTAGAGCAGCACTTGACTCCAAAGCTGCAGGTTGGGGTGTGATGGTCAGCCATCGTAGTGGTGAAACTGAGGATAACTTCATAGCTGATCTTTCTGTTGGCTTGGCCAGTGGACAG ATCAAGACTGGAGCTCCTTGCAGAAGTGAGCGGTTGGCCAAGTATAATCAG CTTCTGCGCATTGAAGAGGAACTTGGAAATGTGCGATATGCTGGTGAAGCTTTCAGATCCCTTTAA
- the LOC7487079 gene encoding protein CHAPERONE-LIKE PROTEIN OF POR1, chloroplastic isoform X2, translating to MVCSLFLSNSSTATTISSPLVLSHKLCTQEHTKKGIYFSTPISRSPRIGLASIKCAVDAPYEGNIPKFPRMNVWDPYKRLGISPYASEEEIWSSRNFLMQQYAGHETSEESIEAAFEKLLMTSFRERKKTKINLKTRLKKKVEESPPWVKNLLDFVELPPVEVIFRRLFLFAFMGGWSIMNSAEGGPAFQVAVSLAACIYFLNEKTKSLGRAFIIGLGALAAGWVCGSVCVPVIPTVIIPPTWTLELMTSLVSYLFLFLGCTFLK from the exons atggTTTGTTCTCTGTTTCTCTCAAATTCTAGTACTGCTACAACCATCTCCTCTCCTTTAGTCCTTTCCCATAAACT ATGTACACaagaacacacaaaaaaaggaaTATATTTCTCCACCCCAATTTCAAGAAGCCCTAGAATTGGCCTTGCCAGCATTAAATGTGCTGTGGATGCACCTTATGAAG GTAACATCCCAAAATTTCCTCGGATGAATGTTTGGGATCCTTATAAGCGTCTTGGTATCAGTCCCTATGCATCTGAAGAGGAAATTTGGAGTTCCCGCAATTTTCTCATGCAACAATATGCTGGGCATGAAACAAGTGAAGAATCAATAGAAGCTGCCTTTGAGAAACTGTTGATGACTAGCtttagagagaggaaaaaaacaaaaattaatttgaaaaccaGGCTAAAGAAGAAGGTGGAGGAGTCTCCTCCTTGGGTTAAGAATTTACTCGATTTTGTGGAACTTCCTCCAGTGGAAGTCATTTTTAGGAGATTGTTCCTCTTTGCATTTATGGGTGGCTGGAGTATCATGAATTCTGCGGAAGGGGGTCCTGCTTTCCAG GTCGCAGTCTCTTTGGCAGCTTGCATATATTTCCTCAATGAGAAGACGAAGAGCTTGGGCAGAGCTTTCATTATTGG GCTTGGAGCTCTTGCAGCTGGGTGGGTATGTGGTTCTGTATGTGTCCCCGTGATTCCAACAGTTATAATACCCCCAACTTGGACGCTCGAACTCATGACATCTTTGGTATCatatcttttcttgtttctcgGATGTACTTTTCTCAAGTGA
- the LOC7487079 gene encoding protein CHAPERONE-LIKE PROTEIN OF POR1, chloroplastic isoform X1, with the protein MVCSLFLSNSSTATTISSPLVLSHKLRCTQEHTKKGIYFSTPISRSPRIGLASIKCAVDAPYEGNIPKFPRMNVWDPYKRLGISPYASEEEIWSSRNFLMQQYAGHETSEESIEAAFEKLLMTSFRERKKTKINLKTRLKKKVEESPPWVKNLLDFVELPPVEVIFRRLFLFAFMGGWSIMNSAEGGPAFQVAVSLAACIYFLNEKTKSLGRAFIIGLGALAAGWVCGSVCVPVIPTVIIPPTWTLELMTSLVSYLFLFLGCTFLK; encoded by the exons atggTTTGTTCTCTGTTTCTCTCAAATTCTAGTACTGCTACAACCATCTCCTCTCCTTTAGTCCTTTCCCATAAACT AAGATGTACACaagaacacacaaaaaaaggaaTATATTTCTCCACCCCAATTTCAAGAAGCCCTAGAATTGGCCTTGCCAGCATTAAATGTGCTGTGGATGCACCTTATGAAG GTAACATCCCAAAATTTCCTCGGATGAATGTTTGGGATCCTTATAAGCGTCTTGGTATCAGTCCCTATGCATCTGAAGAGGAAATTTGGAGTTCCCGCAATTTTCTCATGCAACAATATGCTGGGCATGAAACAAGTGAAGAATCAATAGAAGCTGCCTTTGAGAAACTGTTGATGACTAGCtttagagagaggaaaaaaacaaaaattaatttgaaaaccaGGCTAAAGAAGAAGGTGGAGGAGTCTCCTCCTTGGGTTAAGAATTTACTCGATTTTGTGGAACTTCCTCCAGTGGAAGTCATTTTTAGGAGATTGTTCCTCTTTGCATTTATGGGTGGCTGGAGTATCATGAATTCTGCGGAAGGGGGTCCTGCTTTCCAG GTCGCAGTCTCTTTGGCAGCTTGCATATATTTCCTCAATGAGAAGACGAAGAGCTTGGGCAGAGCTTTCATTATTGG GCTTGGAGCTCTTGCAGCTGGGTGGGTATGTGGTTCTGTATGTGTCCCCGTGATTCCAACAGTTATAATACCCCCAACTTGGACGCTCGAACTCATGACATCTTTGGTATCatatcttttcttgtttctcgGATGTACTTTTCTCAAGTGA